In one window of Prionailurus bengalensis isolate Pbe53 chromosome B3, Fcat_Pben_1.1_paternal_pri, whole genome shotgun sequence DNA:
- the GPR132 gene encoding probable G-protein coupled receptor 132, with the protein MPGNDTLVSGPVSATPFPGTGPCNVSFEDSRVVLVAAYSLVCLLGFPANCLTAWLTLLQARQGNVLAVYLFCLALCELLYIGTLPLWVIYIQNQHRWTLGPWACKVTAYIFFCNLYVSILFLCCVSCDRFAAVVYALETRGRRHQRTAFLISASVFLVVGLIHYPVFEMEDRDTCFETLPTNTRVASYCYSRFAVGFAVPLSVIAFTNQRIFRSIKLSTGLSAAQKAKAKRLAIAVVLIFLVCFAPYHLALLVKAVAFSYYKGDPGSMCAFEANLYTTSAVFLCLSTANGVADPIIYVLATGHSWQEVSRIHREWRKCSVRTEVVKLTCSKDSEEAPLPTTLTNGHTIPRIVEPLEPQPRAWGSPCTLERPGEESC; encoded by the coding sequence GGAACGACACCCTAGTAAGTGGCCCTGTCTCGGCGACCCCGTTTCCCGGCACGGGCCCCTGTAACGTGTCCTTCGAGGACAGCAGAGTGGTCCTGGTGGCGGCGTACAGCCTCGTGTGCCTGCTGGGCTTCCCGGCCAACTGCCTGACGGCGTGGCTGACGCTGCTGCAGGCGCGGCAGGGCAACGTGCTGGCGGTCTACCTGTTCTGCCTGGCGCTGTGCGAGCTGCTCTACATCGGCACCCTGCCCCTCTGGGTCATCTACATCCAGAACCAGCACCGCTGGACCCTGGGCCCGTGGGCCTGCAAGGTGACGGCCTACATCTTCTTCTGCAACCTCTACGTCAGCATCCTCTTCCTGTGCTGCGTCTCCTGCGACCGCTTCGCGGCGGTGGTGTATGCCCTGGAGACCCGAGGCCGCCGCCACCAGAGGACTGCCTTCCTCATCTCGGCGTCCGTCTTCCTCGTCGTCGGCCTCATCCACTACCCGGTGTTTGAGATGGAAGACCGGGACACCTGCTTCGAGACGCTGCCCACCAACACCAGGGTCGCCAGCTACTGCTACTCCCGCTTCGCCGTGGGGTTCGCCGTCCCTCTCTCCGTCATCGCGTTCACCAACCAGCGGATCTTCAGGAGCATCAAGCTGAGCACGGGCCTGAGCGCCGCCCAGAAGGCCAAGGCGAAGCGCCTGGCCATCGCGGTGGTGCTCATCTTCCTGGTCTGCTTCGCGCCCTACCACCTGGCGCTCCTCGTCAAGGCCGTCGCCTTTTCCTACTACAAGGGAGACCCGGGCTCCATGTGCGCCTTCGAAGCCAACCTGTACACGACCTCCGCGGTGTTCCTGTGCCTGTCCACGGCCAACGGCGTGGCCGACCCCATCATCTACGTGCTGGCCACGGGCCACTCGTGGCAAGAGGTGTCCAGGATCCACAGGGAATGGAGGAAGTGCTCCGTGAGGACAGAGGTTGTCAAGCTCACGTGTTCCAAGGACTCAGAGGAGGCGCCCCTGCCCACGACGCTCACTAACGGCCACACGATCCCCAGGATCGTCGAGCCCCTGGAGCCACAGCCGCGTGCGTGGGGCTCACCGTGCACCTTGGAGAGGCCGGGCGAAGAGTCCTGTTGA